The following proteins are encoded in a genomic region of bacterium (Candidatus Blackallbacteria) CG13_big_fil_rev_8_21_14_2_50_49_14:
- a CDS encoding type II toxin-antitoxin system PemK/MazF family toxin — translation MNLIQRGMVIDVNLEPVKGSETGKIRPCIVITNNTYNARVPVIQVIPITEWSEKKSRVVTNCVMEPSADNGLDKRSIADCLQTRPIDWKNRFVRLRGHLSTGEITLLENALRIVFAL, via the coding sequence ATGAATCTGATTCAGCGTGGCATGGTGATCGATGTGAATCTAGAGCCTGTGAAAGGTTCAGAAACTGGTAAAATTCGCCCTTGTATTGTGATCACCAACAATACTTATAACGCTCGCGTACCCGTTATTCAGGTTATACCGATTACTGAATGGTCTGAAAAAAAGAGTCGTGTTGTGACCAATTGTGTCATGGAACCCTCTGCTGACAATGGTCTGGATAAACGTTCAATCGCTGATTGCCTGCAAACACGTCCGATTGATTGGAAGAACCGTTTTGTACGTTTACGTGGACATTTAAGTACGGGTGAAATCACGTTGCTCGAAAATGCGCTTAGGATTGTCTTTGCGCTTTAA